A genomic region of Devosia ginsengisoli contains the following coding sequences:
- a CDS encoding ATP-dependent helicase — MPGAPHPIDRPSAGPITSQFGRSQSPDYLRGLNEEQREAVLTIDGPLLVLAGAGTGKTRVLTTRIAHILTTKRAWPSEILSVTFTNKAAREMKERIGHLVGSGVEGMPWLGTFHSIGARILRRHAELVGLKSDFTILDTDDQIRLIKQLLDAENIDEKRWPARQFAGMMDTWKNRGLLPKDISPADSGSYANGRGAKLYADYQARLKVLNAADFGDLLLENIRLFREYPDVLAYYHGKFKYMLVDEYQDSNTAQYLWLRLLAQGKPASEANICVVGDDDQSIYGWRGAEVDNILRFEKDFPGAKVIKLERNYRSTSNILKAASTLIAFNEGRLGKTLQTDVGEQGEPLSVTSLWDSEEEARTIGDEIENYQRSGEALNSMAILVRASHQMRSFEERFITLGLNYRVIGGPRFYERKEIRDAIAYLRVVSNPSDGLSFERIVNVPKRGLGDSTVQIIYNASRAAEVSLLAATRMLLETEELKPKQRSTLRELVGQFDNWSARLNAMPHWELAEQILDESGYTAMWQADKSPDSPGRLENLKELVRSMEEFETLGGFLEHISLVMDRDTAEAEDAVSIMTLHSAKGLEFDTVFLPGWEEGLFPSQRTMDESGRAGLEEERRLAYVGITRARKRARLSVAQNRRINGLWQSAIPSRFLDELPADAVEVKDTGSSYGGYGYGGGATSRFNKADPFESVYETPGWQRARAQQGNRKSAGPLTIEGDLVARSVDLGNDRSAFGVGERVFHLKFGYGAIIDIEGNKLSIEFEKAGRKKVLESFIKKA; from the coding sequence ATGCCCGGTGCACCCCACCCTATCGACCGCCCCTCTGCCGGGCCGATCACCAGCCAGTTCGGCCGGTCGCAATCGCCTGATTATCTCAGGGGCCTCAACGAGGAACAGCGCGAGGCCGTGCTGACCATTGACGGTCCGCTGCTGGTGCTAGCCGGCGCCGGTACGGGCAAGACGCGTGTGCTGACCACCCGTATCGCCCACATTCTCACCACCAAGCGCGCCTGGCCGTCGGAAATCCTGTCGGTGACCTTCACCAACAAGGCGGCCCGCGAGATGAAGGAGCGCATTGGCCACCTCGTCGGATCAGGCGTCGAGGGCATGCCGTGGCTCGGCACGTTCCACTCCATCGGCGCCCGCATCCTGCGCCGCCATGCCGAACTGGTGGGGCTGAAGTCGGACTTCACCATTCTCGATACGGACGATCAGATCCGCCTCATCAAGCAGCTTCTCGACGCCGAAAATATCGACGAAAAGCGCTGGCCGGCCCGCCAGTTCGCCGGGATGATGGACACGTGGAAGAACCGGGGCCTGCTGCCCAAGGACATTTCGCCGGCCGACAGTGGCAGCTACGCCAATGGCCGCGGCGCCAAGCTCTATGCCGACTATCAGGCCCGACTCAAGGTGCTCAACGCCGCCGATTTCGGTGACCTGCTGCTGGAAAACATCCGCCTGTTCCGGGAATACCCGGACGTGCTGGCCTATTACCACGGCAAGTTCAAATATATGCTTGTCGATGAATACCAGGACAGCAACACCGCCCAATATCTCTGGCTGCGGCTCCTTGCTCAGGGAAAACCCGCAAGCGAAGCCAATATCTGCGTCGTCGGCGATGACGACCAGTCCATCTATGGCTGGCGCGGCGCCGAGGTCGACAACATCCTGCGCTTCGAGAAGGATTTTCCCGGCGCCAAGGTCATCAAGCTGGAGCGCAATTATCGCTCCACCTCCAATATCCTCAAGGCCGCCTCGACCCTGATCGCCTTCAACGAAGGCCGGCTTGGCAAGACCCTGCAGACCGATGTGGGCGAACAGGGCGAGCCGCTTTCGGTCACCTCGCTGTGGGACAGCGAGGAAGAGGCCCGCACCATCGGCGACGAGATCGAGAACTATCAACGATCAGGCGAAGCCCTCAATTCCATGGCTATCCTGGTCCGCGCCTCCCACCAGATGCGCTCGTTTGAAGAGCGCTTCATTACGCTGGGGCTGAACTATCGCGTCATCGGCGGGCCACGCTTCTACGAGCGCAAGGAAATCCGCGACGCCATTGCCTATCTGCGGGTGGTCTCCAACCCATCCGACGGGCTGAGCTTCGAGCGCATCGTCAATGTGCCCAAGCGGGGCCTTGGCGATTCGACCGTGCAGATCATCTACAATGCCTCCCGCGCCGCCGAGGTCTCGCTGCTCGCGGCCACGCGCATGCTGCTCGAAACCGAAGAGCTCAAGCCCAAGCAGCGCTCCACCCTGCGCGAGCTGGTCGGCCAGTTCGACAACTGGTCGGCCCGTCTCAACGCCATGCCGCATTGGGAGCTGGCTGAGCAAATCCTCGACGAAAGCGGCTACACCGCCATGTGGCAGGCCGACAAATCCCCCGATTCCCCCGGTCGCCTGGAAAACCTCAAGGAACTCGTGCGCTCGATGGAAGAGTTCGAGACGCTGGGCGGCTTTCTGGAACACATCTCGCTGGTGATGGACCGTGACACGGCTGAGGCCGAGGACGCCGTGTCCATCATGACGCTGCATTCGGCCAAGGGGCTAGAATTCGACACGGTTTTCCTGCCCGGCTGGGAGGAAGGCCTGTTCCCCAGCCAGCGCACCATGGACGAAAGCGGCCGCGCCGGGCTCGAGGAGGAACGGCGCCTGGCCTATGTCGGCATCACCCGGGCCCGCAAGCGCGCCCGTCTCTCGGTCGCCCAGAACCGCCGCATCAACGGCCTCTGGCAATCGGCCATCCCGTCCCGCTTCCTCGATGAACTGCCGGCCGACGCCGTCGAGGTCAAGGATACCGGCTCGTCCTATGGCGGCTACGGCTATGGTGGCGGCGCCACCAGCCGCTTCAACAAGGCCGACCCGTTCGAAAGCGTCTACGAAACCCCCGGCTGGCAGCGCGCCCGCGCCCAGCAGGGCAATCGCAAGAGCGCCGGCCCCCTGACCATCGAAGGCGACCTCGTCGCCCGCTCGGTCGACCTGGGCAACGACCGCTCCGCCTTCGGCGTGGGCGAGCGGGTGTTTCATCTGAAATTCGGCTACGGCGCCATCATCGACATCGAGGGCAACAAGCTCAGCATCGAGTTCGAGAAAGCCGGTCGCAAGAAGGTGCTGGAGAGCTTTATCAAGAAGGCTTGA
- a CDS encoding heavy metal-binding domain-containing protein, with protein sequence MIISTTPTLEGRPVRDYLGIVTGEVIVGANIFKDLFAGIRDIVGGRAGAYEGALRDARRQAYEELRFEAERMGADAVVGVDLDYEVVGQGGSMLMVSISGTAVKL encoded by the coding sequence ATGATCATCTCGACCACGCCCACGCTCGAAGGCCGCCCTGTCCGCGATTATCTCGGCATCGTCACCGGGGAGGTGATTGTCGGCGCCAATATCTTCAAGGACCTGTTCGCCGGCATCCGCGACATTGTCGGTGGCCGGGCCGGCGCCTATGAGGGCGCGCTGCGCGATGCCCGCCGGCAGGCCTATGAGGAACTGCGCTTCGAAGCCGAACGCATGGGCGCCGATGCCGTGGTCGGCGTCGATCTCGACTATGAAGTGGTCGGCCAGGGCGGTTCCATGCTGATGGTTTCGATCTCGGGGACTGCAGTGAAGCTCTAA
- a CDS encoding putative quinol monooxygenase has product MYGLIGKMLAAPGKREELLAILLENVGAMPGCLSYIIARDPDSEDGLWITEAWDSKESHAGSLQLPQVQATIARARPLIAGFGERFETEPLGGVGL; this is encoded by the coding sequence ATGTACGGATTGATCGGGAAGATGCTGGCGGCACCGGGCAAGCGCGAGGAGCTGCTGGCCATCCTGCTCGAGAATGTCGGCGCCATGCCTGGCTGCCTGAGCTACATCATCGCGCGCGACCCTGATAGCGAGGATGGGCTCTGGATCACCGAGGCCTGGGACAGCAAGGAAAGCCATGCCGGCTCGCTGCAATTGCCCCAGGTACAGGCCACCATCGCGCGGGCCCGGCCGCTGATCGCCGGCTTCGGCGAACGGTTCGAGACCGAGCCACTGGGCGGGGTGGGGCTTTAG
- a CDS encoding 50S ribosomal protein L11 methyltransferase, with product MAVDQLSSIPLTKDQAYALVDAVMERDDLALTASAHENEETGEWIFEATCDSPPDVDSFVELARQTLGGAVEFSVAPVDPEINWVAKSLEGLAPVIAGGFYVYGSHETGPVPGGLTPMKIDAAQAFGTGHHETTTGCLEAIDKVLKRRRPRHMLDVGTGTGVLAIALAKRTRTSVIASDIDPVSVTTTIDNAAQNGVGKLIVALEATGVNHSTIIRNAPYDLIVANILAGPLAALAPAIGRIAGRGATVILSGILEHQARGVINAYARQGMVLNQKLQRKDWTTLILEMP from the coding sequence ATGGCCGTCGACCAGCTCTCTTCCATCCCGCTCACCAAGGACCAGGCCTATGCACTGGTCGATGCCGTGATGGAGCGGGACGACCTGGCATTGACCGCCTCGGCGCATGAGAATGAAGAGACCGGCGAATGGATTTTCGAGGCGACCTGCGACAGCCCGCCCGATGTTGATTCCTTTGTCGAACTGGCGCGGCAAACCCTTGGCGGCGCTGTGGAATTTTCGGTGGCGCCTGTCGATCCTGAGATCAACTGGGTGGCCAAGTCGCTGGAGGGCCTGGCCCCGGTCATCGCCGGGGGCTTCTATGTCTATGGCAGCCACGAGACCGGGCCGGTTCCCGGTGGGCTGACGCCGATGAAAATCGATGCGGCACAGGCCTTTGGCACCGGCCACCACGAAACCACAACCGGATGCCTCGAAGCCATCGACAAGGTGCTCAAGCGCCGCCGACCGCGCCATATGCTCGATGTCGGCACTGGCACCGGCGTCCTCGCCATCGCTTTGGCCAAGCGCACGCGGACCTCTGTCATCGCCAGCGATATCGACCCGGTTTCGGTGACCACCACGATCGACAATGCCGCCCAGAACGGGGTGGGCAAGCTGATCGTCGCGCTGGAGGCGACCGGCGTAAACCACTCCACGATCATAAGAAATGCGCCCTATGACTTGATCGTCGCCAATATCCTGGCTGGCCCGCTGGCCGCTTTGGCGCCTGCTATCGGGCGCATTGCCGGGCGCGGCGCCACGGTGATCCTGTCGGGCATTCTGGAGCATCAGGCGCGTGGCGTGATCAACGCCTATGCAAGGCAGGGCATGGTGCTGAACCAGAAATTGCAGCGCAAGGACTGGACCACGCTGATCCTCGAAATGCCGTAA
- a CDS encoding aminopeptidase P family protein: MTAQSFPPAIFQSFEEKADRKTVAPRLAALREAMAKAGVDAFLVPRADAHRGESVPASDARLAYMTGFTGSAGLAVVGAKKAGLFVDSRYTIQAPAQTDTGKVKVHEWLQGGLSPQVADYVPKGGTIAYDAWLHTPAEIRDLAARLEGRVKLVPGPNLVDAIWTDRPAPPVSPIEFLGHNRAGQTAPDKIAEIQHSIAADHADAVVLTLPESICWLLNMRGRDVPNTPFVLGFAIVPKKGQPTLYLDKAKITDELKAALAGVAKVAASKTLPAALARLGKAGKAVMIDPATAPEAIVAALKQAGAKLVEKRDPVLLPKSRKNPAELSGMREAHLLDGVALAKFLAWFDTAAPKGGLTEIGIVTALEAFRREEETCVDASFDTISGAGPNGAIVHYRVTGKTDRVLNPGELMLVDSGAQYLSGTTDITRTLSTGKPSDEERDRYTRVLKGMIAISMTRFPKGTTGAQIDVLARQFLWQAGLTYNHGTGHGVGAYLGVHEGPVGISPRYTTPFEVGNVISNEPGYYKAGAYGIRVENLITVVESVDFPGYLEFETLTLAPIDKRLIRKSLLSEAEREWLDAYHHRVWKEVGPLVKGKVKDWLKEATGAL, from the coding sequence ATGACAGCCCAGAGTTTTCCGCCCGCCATATTCCAGAGTTTCGAGGAAAAGGCCGACAGGAAAACGGTGGCGCCCCGCCTCGCCGCCTTGCGCGAGGCCATGGCCAAAGCGGGTGTCGATGCCTTCCTCGTTCCGCGCGCCGACGCGCATCGTGGCGAGTCCGTTCCGGCCTCTGACGCCCGGCTGGCCTATATGACCGGGTTTACCGGCTCGGCCGGACTGGCCGTGGTCGGAGCGAAGAAAGCCGGCTTGTTCGTCGATAGCCGCTACACGATCCAGGCGCCGGCACAGACCGATACCGGCAAGGTGAAGGTGCATGAATGGCTTCAGGGCGGCCTGTCGCCACAAGTCGCCGACTATGTGCCCAAAGGCGGCACCATTGCATATGACGCATGGCTGCATACGCCAGCCGAGATCCGCGACCTGGCGGCCAGGCTGGAGGGGCGGGTGAAGCTGGTGCCCGGCCCCAACCTGGTGGACGCCATCTGGACCGACCGCCCTGCCCCGCCGGTTTCGCCGATCGAATTTCTCGGCCATAACCGCGCCGGCCAGACCGCGCCGGACAAGATCGCCGAAATCCAGCATTCCATTGCCGCCGACCATGCCGATGCCGTGGTGCTGACCCTGCCCGAATCGATCTGCTGGCTGCTCAACATGCGCGGCCGCGACGTGCCCAACACGCCCTTTGTGCTCGGCTTCGCCATTGTGCCGAAAAAGGGCCAGCCGACGCTCTATCTCGACAAGGCCAAGATCACCGACGAATTGAAGGCCGCCTTGGCCGGGGTGGCGAAAGTGGCTGCCAGCAAGACCCTGCCCGCAGCTTTGGCGCGGCTGGGCAAGGCCGGCAAGGCGGTGATGATCGACCCCGCCACGGCCCCCGAAGCCATCGTCGCGGCGCTGAAACAGGCCGGGGCAAAGCTGGTGGAAAAGCGCGACCCGGTGCTGCTGCCCAAATCGCGCAAGAATCCGGCTGAACTGTCCGGCATGCGCGAGGCGCACCTGCTCGATGGCGTGGCCCTGGCCAAGTTCCTCGCCTGGTTCGACACCGCCGCGCCCAAGGGCGGGTTGACCGAAATCGGCATCGTCACCGCGCTCGAAGCCTTCCGCCGCGAGGAGGAAACCTGCGTCGATGCCAGCTTCGACACGATTTCCGGCGCCGGGCCGAACGGGGCCATCGTGCATTACCGGGTGACCGGCAAGACTGACCGCGTGCTCAACCCCGGCGAATTGATGCTGGTGGATAGCGGCGCGCAATATCTGTCGGGCACGACCGACATTACCCGCACCCTCTCGACCGGCAAACCGAGCGATGAAGAACGCGACCGCTATACGCGCGTGCTCAAGGGTATGATCGCCATTTCCATGACGCGCTTCCCCAAGGGCACGACCGGCGCGCAGATCGACGTGCTGGCGCGGCAATTCCTGTGGCAAGCCGGCCTGACCTATAATCACGGCACCGGGCATGGCGTGGGCGCCTATCTCGGCGTGCATGAGGGCCCGGTGGGCATTTCCCCGCGCTACACGACGCCGTTCGAGGTGGGGAATGTGATCTCCAACGAGCCGGGCTACTACAAGGCCGGCGCCTATGGCATCCGCGTCGAGAACCTGATCACGGTGGTGGAGAGCGTGGATTTCCCGGGTTATCTGGAATTCGAGACGCTGACCCTGGCGCCAATCGACAAAAGGCTGATCCGCAAGTCGCTGCTGTCGGAGGCGGAGCGGGAATGGCTAGACGCGTATCACCACCGGGTGTGGAAAGAGGTGGGGCCGCTTGTGAAGGGGAAGGTCAAGGACTGGCTAAAGGAGGCGACTGGGGCGCTGTAG
- a CDS encoding DUF3828 domain-containing protein encodes MRLAALATGLFLALTSLAAAQPYETPQALLEAFYEPYFSDTFSEDESQFRSQALQALYDNDVELAGEGEMGAISFDPYIDGQDYDITELEIGAPEMAGDAATVDVTFRNFGEPRALSYELVLEDGGWKIDDVVSTNPDNQYRLTEIFAEAAAGY; translated from the coding sequence ATGCGCCTCGCCGCTCTCGCCACCGGCCTGTTCCTGGCCCTGACCAGCCTTGCCGCCGCCCAGCCCTACGAGACGCCGCAAGCGCTGCTCGAAGCCTTTTACGAACCCTATTTCAGCGACACCTTCTCCGAGGACGAGAGCCAGTTCCGCTCGCAGGCCCTGCAGGCGCTCTACGACAATGACGTGGAGCTGGCGGGCGAAGGCGAAATGGGCGCCATCAGCTTCGACCCCTATATCGACGGGCAGGATTACGACATTACCGAGCTGGAAATCGGCGCCCCCGAAATGGCCGGCGATGCCGCCACGGTCGACGTCACCTTCCGCAATTTCGGCGAGCCCCGCGCGCTGAGCTATGAACTGGTGCTGGAAGACGGCGGCTGGAAGATCGACGATGTGGTTTCCACCAATCCGGATAATCAATACCGGCTGACAGAGATTTTCGCCGAGGCGGCCGCGGGGTATTGA
- the ligA gene encoding NAD-dependent DNA ligase LigA, producing MSTKPVDDLTEQEADAELARLAASIAEADIAYHQKDAPEITDAAYDAMRRRNDAIEEAFPHLVREDSPSMSVGAPPAEGFAKVRHAVPMLSLAKAYTDEDVVDFLERGRRFFQRDEGLEIAFTAEPKIDGLSASLRYENGIFVQGATRGDGAVGEDITANLRTIKDIPDKLKGSGWPQTIEIRGEVYMTYAEFQALKARSAAAGGQDYVNPRNTAAGSLRQKDASVTASRNLRFFAYAWGFTTEDPAPTQYDAVQKFAEWGFAVSPLMVRAKSVDELIAQYRKIEEQRSSLGYDIDGVVYKVDQLELQRRWGFVTGEPRWAVAHKFPAEQATTTVKRIDIQVGRTGTLAPVARLEPVTVGGVVVENVTLHNEDYIAGIDSNGLPIRGDEPIDIRIGDTVVIQRAGDVIPQIVRVVLEKRPADAVPYQFPHECPICKSPATREINEKTGKEDSRRRCTGELICPAQAVEGLRHFVSRGALDIEGLGAENIELFFSKGLVRTAADIFTLRDRRPAVQQALAERREEQAKIREAASGKVRKNVRAVEDRNYEGLDKLFAAIDARREPELDRFIFALGIRHIGETTAAALARTFGTMEELIKVGKETAAAEDPKSVFPSVDGIGGTVIEALVGFFGNQRNDDVLDALLAQVNPKPYIVNVSADSAVAGKTVVFTGSLEKMTRSEAKAMAERLGAKVAGSVSAKTDILIAAPGAGSKLKTAEALGVEVISEDEWFVRVGK from the coding sequence CTGTCCACCAAACCCGTCGACGATCTCACCGAACAGGAAGCGGACGCCGAGCTGGCCCGCCTCGCCGCTTCCATTGCCGAGGCCGATATCGCCTATCACCAGAAGGATGCGCCGGAGATTACCGACGCCGCTTATGACGCGATGCGTCGTCGCAACGACGCCATCGAGGAAGCCTTCCCCCATCTGGTACGCGAGGACAGTCCCTCCATGTCGGTCGGTGCGCCGCCGGCCGAGGGCTTTGCCAAGGTGCGCCATGCCGTGCCCATGCTGAGCCTGGCCAAAGCCTATACCGACGAGGATGTGGTCGATTTCCTCGAGCGGGGCCGGCGCTTCTTCCAGCGCGACGAGGGCCTGGAAATCGCCTTCACCGCCGAGCCCAAGATCGACGGGCTATCCGCCTCCCTGCGCTACGAGAATGGCATATTCGTGCAGGGCGCCACGCGTGGCGACGGTGCGGTCGGCGAGGACATCACGGCCAATCTGCGCACCATCAAGGACATCCCCGACAAGCTCAAAGGCTCGGGCTGGCCGCAGACCATCGAAATCCGTGGCGAGGTCTACATGACCTATGCCGAGTTCCAGGCGCTCAAGGCCCGTTCCGCCGCTGCCGGCGGGCAGGATTACGTCAATCCGCGCAACACGGCCGCCGGCTCGCTGCGCCAGAAGGATGCCTCGGTTACCGCCAGCCGCAACCTGCGCTTCTTCGCCTATGCCTGGGGCTTTACCACTGAAGACCCGGCGCCCACCCAATATGACGCGGTGCAGAAATTCGCCGAATGGGGTTTTGCGGTGTCCCCGCTGATGGTGCGGGCCAAGTCGGTGGACGAACTCATCGCGCAATATCGCAAGATCGAGGAACAGCGCTCCTCGCTCGGCTACGATATCGACGGCGTCGTCTACAAGGTCGATCAGCTCGAATTGCAGCGCCGCTGGGGCTTCGTGACCGGCGAGCCGCGTTGGGCCGTGGCCCATAAATTCCCCGCCGAGCAGGCGACCACCACGGTCAAGCGCATCGATATCCAGGTCGGCCGTACCGGCACATTGGCCCCGGTGGCCCGGCTGGAGCCGGTCACGGTGGGCGGCGTGGTGGTGGAAAACGTCACCCTCCACAACGAGGACTATATTGCCGGCATCGACAGCAATGGCCTGCCGATCCGCGGCGACGAGCCGATCGATATCCGCATCGGCGACACGGTCGTCATCCAGCGGGCCGGGGATGTCATTCCCCAGATCGTCCGCGTGGTGCTGGAAAAGCGCCCCGCCGATGCCGTGCCCTACCAGTTTCCGCACGAATGCCCGATCTGCAAGTCGCCCGCCACGCGCGAGATCAACGAGAAGACCGGCAAGGAAGATTCCCGCCGCCGCTGCACGGGCGAGCTGATCTGCCCGGCCCAGGCGGTGGAAGGTCTCAGGCATTTCGTGTCGCGCGGGGCGCTGGATATCGAAGGGCTGGGCGCGGAAAATATCGAGCTGTTCTTCTCCAAGGGCCTCGTGCGGACCGCCGCCGATATCTTCACGCTCCGGGATCGTCGCCCCGCCGTGCAGCAGGCTTTGGCCGAGCGCCGCGAGGAGCAGGCGAAAATCCGCGAAGCCGCCTCGGGCAAGGTGCGCAAGAATGTCCGCGCCGTCGAAGACCGCAATTATGAAGGCCTCGACAAGCTGTTTGCCGCCATCGATGCCCGCCGCGAGCCCGAGCTCGATCGCTTCATCTTCGCGCTGGGCATCCGCCATATCGGCGAGACCACGGCCGCCGCCCTGGCCCGCACCTTCGGCACGATGGAAGAGCTGATCAAGGTGGGCAAGGAAACCGCCGCCGCCGAAGACCCCAAAAGCGTCTTCCCCTCGGTCGATGGCATTGGCGGCACGGTCATCGAGGCGCTGGTCGGTTTCTTCGGCAACCAGCGCAATGACGACGTGCTCGATGCCCTCTTGGCCCAGGTCAATCCCAAGCCCTACATCGTCAATGTCTCCGCCGACAGCGCCGTCGCCGGCAAGACGGTGGTCTTCACCGGCTCCCTCGAAAAAATGACACGATCGGAAGCCAAGGCTATGGCCGAACGGCTGGGCGCCAAGGTGGCGGGCTCGGTATCGGCGAAAACCGATATCCTGATCGCCGCCCCCGGCGCCGGCTCCAAGCTGAAAACGGCCGAAGCGCTTGGCGTCGAGGTCATCAGCGAAGACGAGTGGTTCGTACGCGTCGGCAAATAG
- the recN gene encoding DNA repair protein RecN codes for MLNALSVRNIVLIDQLDLALDGGMTVLTGETGAGKSILLDALTLALGGRGDASLVRSGQESGQVVAVLQLSADHPARAALRDNAIPDDEDVILRRVQFADGRTRAFINDQPVSAALLQKVGSQIVEIHGQHDDRALVDVATHRAALDAFGELEAAAARVSDAWQDLTDAQDAVVAQKALVAQALAAEDYARHTVDELSKLKPVAGEEEELAERRQHLQQVERSASDVIEIDEMLNGPSAPAPALASLMRRLMRKIDGGQALFQPIVDTLDASLVALDRTGDALEELKREMAYDPAELESVEERLFALRAAARKHQTSCDGLIDVLAKYSADLDTLQSGETRLVALEAAEARALETYRKLAETLSAGRAKAAAALGKAVGVELPDLKLGSAKFIVDHQVDKARIAASGFDQIAFHVQTNPGTAAGPLLKVASGGELSRFLLALKVVLADRGSAPVLIFDEIDTGVGGAVADAIGRRLSRLAGKVQVLAVTHAPQVAARAQRHLLIEKQAVSEGAFMRTHVKPLDVPARQEEVARMLAGAKVTDEARAAASKLLSEVG; via the coding sequence ATGCTGAACGCGCTTTCGGTTCGCAACATCGTTCTCATCGACCAGCTCGATCTGGCGCTTGATGGCGGCATGACGGTTCTCACCGGCGAGACCGGCGCCGGCAAATCCATCCTGCTCGATGCCCTTACCCTGGCCCTGGGGGGCAGGGGCGATGCCTCGCTGGTGCGCAGCGGGCAGGAGAGCGGGCAGGTGGTTGCCGTGCTGCAACTCTCCGCCGACCATCCGGCCCGCGCCGCCCTGCGCGACAATGCCATCCCTGACGACGAGGACGTCATCCTGCGCCGCGTGCAGTTCGCCGATGGCCGCACCCGCGCCTTCATCAACGACCAGCCGGTTTCCGCTGCCCTGCTGCAGAAGGTGGGCAGCCAGATCGTCGAAATCCACGGCCAGCATGACGATCGGGCTTTGGTCGATGTCGCCACCCATCGCGCCGCGCTCGACGCCTTCGGCGAACTCGAAGCAGCTGCCGCCAGGGTCAGCGATGCCTGGCAGGACCTTACCGATGCACAGGATGCCGTGGTGGCGCAGAAGGCTCTCGTGGCCCAGGCCTTGGCAGCCGAGGACTACGCCCGCCACACGGTGGATGAGCTGTCCAAGCTCAAGCCCGTGGCCGGCGAGGAAGAAGAGCTGGCCGAGCGCCGCCAGCATTTGCAGCAGGTCGAGCGCTCCGCCTCCGACGTCATCGAGATCGATGAGATGCTCAATGGCCCATCGGCGCCCGCGCCGGCTCTGGCCAGCCTGATGCGCCGGCTGATGCGCAAGATCGATGGCGGGCAGGCTTTGTTCCAGCCCATCGTCGATACACTCGATGCCTCGCTGGTGGCGCTCGATCGCACCGGCGATGCGCTCGAGGAGCTCAAGCGCGAAATGGCCTATGATCCGGCCGAGCTGGAAAGCGTCGAGGAGCGCCTTTTCGCCCTGCGCGCCGCTGCCCGCAAGCACCAGACCTCCTGCGATGGCCTTATCGACGTGCTGGCAAAATACAGCGCCGACCTCGACACATTGCAAAGCGGGGAAACCCGCCTCGTCGCCCTCGAAGCCGCCGAAGCCAGGGCGCTGGAAACTTATCGCAAGTTGGCCGAAACGCTCAGCGCCGGCCGCGCCAAGGCCGCTGCCGCGCTCGGCAAGGCGGTCGGCGTGGAATTGCCCGATCTCAAGCTGGGCTCGGCAAAATTCATCGTCGATCACCAGGTCGACAAGGCCCGCATTGCTGCCTCCGGCTTCGACCAGATCGCCTTCCACGTACAGACTAATCCCGGCACGGCGGCCGGCCCCTTGCTCAAGGTCGCCTCGGGCGGCGAACTCAGCCGGTTCCTCCTCGCCCTCAAGGTGGTGCTGGCCGATCGCGGTTCGGCCCCGGTGCTGATCTTCGACGAAATCGACACCGGCGTCGGCGGTGCCGTGGCCGATGCCATCGGCCGCCGCCTGTCCCGGCTGGCCGGCAAGGTGCAGGTCCTCGCCGTCACCCATGCGCCGCAGGTGGCCGCACGGGCGCAGCGGCATCTGCTCATCGAAAAGCAGGCCGTCAGCGAAGGCGCCTTCATGCGCACCCATGTGAAGCCGCTGGACGTGCCTGCGCGGCAGGAGGAAGTCGCCCGCATGCTGGCCGGGGCGAAGGTCACCGACGAGGCGCGCGCGGCCGCAAGCAAATTGCTGAGCGAAGTCGGGTAG